From one Lolium rigidum isolate FL_2022 chromosome 4, APGP_CSIRO_Lrig_0.1, whole genome shotgun sequence genomic stretch:
- the LOC124707872 gene encoding ubinuclein-1-like isoform X1 yields the protein MDDPAPALRAPAPPHPAAAEPAARAPAPAPATPAHPPPAAARQIFSVELRPGETTIVSWKKLLKEAAPGAALPPSLPAAPVQPVVVGPLAGPSGAAHPAENDPNDPSQSNRFNSVIEKIERLYMGKHSSDEEDMDDVPDDDQYDTEDSFIDDAELDEYFEVDNLATKHTGFFVNKGKLEQSENGSVQNVVPDGSIQNVAPKKRRRRDPSSSYIENSREIRPDSMAVKPPKRNTLEIGKNELSSYSEYHSEGSKPVKNRSNSTGRMQKINSSDNAIGAEYASHLKIPSKDVSLPSSEIKDLDKHKTAALQAVDFSRKSRTNDTYPYSACLDKDAPVQLDLPPKKSSNGAKQDLSNKMRRKEDYGATQFSGLATANNVHSTQTMQLSANRRAEGSGIKAKGTRLERAIRDLQNIVSEIEYRPQTLDVPEIDPTSQAAVKRRLPQEVKQKLARVARLSVNQGKIPEDELINRLMGIVGHLVQRRTLKRNMKEMVESGNCAKQEKDDKFQQVKTEIYEMVKARLATKPKVTEQKDDSADDIQGVVNIDERRALKGKFVLDAPLEDRICDLYDLYVEGMDEDKGPQSRKLYVELADLWPQGYMDKVEIRDAISRSKQRRNLLYRQRKVRNEERMKRRRLAAAAKLRDGKLVETQYTMAQQVIHPPIKDANLPMPSTHTVYPVVNYGHNQVSRIADKVGEMSVAGASDGNRSSSADIKRRKLGLDLVDLQANPLKAPQRHGSEKQKPPKRADEAKAGSSLPQTVPAVVGYDPQRPGYS from the exons ATGGACGATCCAGCGCCCGCCCTGCGCGCCCCCGCGCCTCCCCACCCCGCCGCCGCGGAGCCCGCGGCGAGggctcccgctcccgctcccgcgaCGCCCGCCCACCCGCCGCCTGCCGCTGCGAGGCAGATTTTCTCCGTCGAGCTCCGGCCCGGGGAGACCACCATTGTGTCCTGGAAGAAGCTGCTCAAGGAGGCCGCCCCGGGAGCCGCCCTGCCGCCCTCTCTGCCCGCCGCTCCGGTCCAGCCGGTCGTCGTCGGGCCCCTCGCGGGACCTTCTGGCGCG GCACATCCAGCAGAAAACGACCCAAATGATCCATCCCAGTCGAATCGGTTCAATTCAGTTATTGAGAAAATTGAGCGTCTCTACATG GGCAAACATAGTAGTGACGAAGAAGATATGGATGATGTGCCTGACGATGATCAATATGACACTGAAGATTCTTTCATTGATGACGCTGAATTG GATGAGTACTTTGAAGTTGACAATTTGGCAACCAAGCACACTGGATTTTTTGTGAACAAAGGGAAATTGGAACAAAG TGAGAATGGCTCAGTACAAAATGTTGTACCAGATGGCTCAATACAAAATGTTGCACCAAagaaacgaagaagaagagacCCATCGAGTTCTTACATTGAAAATAGCCGGGAGATCAGACCAGACAGCATGGCTGTAAAACCCCCTAAAAGGAACACACTTGAAATAGGAAAGAATGAGTTAAGTTCTTACAGTGAGTATCACTCTGAAGGCAGTAAACCTGTGAAGAATAGAAGTAATTCCACGGGAAGAATGCAGAAAATTAATTCCAGTGACAATGCAATTGGTGCTGAGTATGCATCACATCTAAAGATACCAAGTAAGGATGTCTCATTACCCTCTTCAGAAATAAAGGACTTAGACAAGCATAAAACTGCAGCACTTCAGGCTGTTGATTTTTCTCGTAAGTCTAGAACCAATGATACATACCCTTATTCAGCATGCTTGGATAAGGACGCTCCGGTGCAACTTGATCTCCCACCGAAAAAATCTTCTAATGGGGCGAAGCAAGATTTGTCAAATAAAATGCGCCGCAAAGAAGACTATGGCGCCACTCAGTTTTCTGGCTTGGCTACTGCCAACAATGTGCATTCGACACAAACAATG CAGTTGTCAGCGAATAGGCGTGCAGAAGGTTCTGGTATCAAGGCCAAGGGTACCAGACTTGAGCGAGCTATTCGTGACCTTCAAAATATTGTCAGTGAAATTGAAT ATAGACCGCAGACTCTTGACGTTCCGGAGATTGATCCAACTTCTCAAGCAGCGGTCAAAAGAAGATTGCCTCAAGAAGTAAAACAGAAACTTGCTAGGGTCGCAAGGTTATCG GTGAATCAGGGTAAAATACCAGAAGATGAATTGATCAACCGCCTCATGGGCATAGTGGGGCACCTGGTGCAGCGTAGGACACTGAAG AGAAACATGAAAGAAATGGTTGAATCTGGTAATTGTGCTAAACAAGAGAAGGATGACAAGTTCCAGCAAGTGAAAACTGAGATCTATGAAATGGTCAAAGCACGTCTAGCCACCAAGCCCAAG GTTACTGAACAGAAGGATGATTCAGCTGATGATATTCAAGGGGTTGTCAATATTGATGAAAGGAGAGCCTTAAAAGGAAAATTTGTTCTGGATGCTCCATTGGAGGATAGGATTTGTGATCTCTATGATCTTTATGTTGAG GGTATGGATGAAGACAAGGGGCCTCAGAGTCGCAAGTTATATGTAGAG CTTGCTGACTTATGGCCACAAGGTTACATGGACAAAGTTGAAATCCGAGATGCCATTTCAAGATCAAAGCAGAGAAGAAATTTGTTGTACCGGCAGCGCAAG GTCCGCAATGAGGAGAGAATGAAGAGGAGAAGGCTAGCCGCTGCCGCCAAGTTGAGAGATGGCAAGCTGGTGGAGACACAATATACGATGGCACAGCAAGTTATACACCCGCCCATCAAAGACGCTAATCTACCCATGCCAAGCACACACACTGTATATCCTGTCGTCAACTATGGACATAATCAGGTCTCCAGAATTGCTGACAAAGTTGGTGAAATGAGCGTCGCTGGAGCATCAGACGGCAACCGAAGTTCTTCTGCCGACATCAAGAGGCGAAAACTAGGACTTGACTTGGTGGATCTGCAAGCTAACCCATTGAAGGCTCCCCAGCGGCATGGTAGTGAAAAGCAAAAGCCTCCAAAGCGTGCAGATGAAGCAAAGGCCGGCAGTAGCCTTCCCCAGACAGTGCCTGCGGTTGTGGGCTACGACCCCCAACGTCCCGGCTACAGCTAA
- the LOC124707872 gene encoding ubinuclein-1-like isoform X2 → MDDPAPALRAPAPPHPAAAEPAARAPAPAPATPAHPPPAAARQIFSVELRPGETTIVSWKKLLKEAAPGAALPPSLPAAPVQPVVVGPLAGPSGAAHPAENDPNDPSQSNRFNSVIEKIERLYMGKHSSDEEDMDDVPDDDQYDTEDSFIDDAELDEYFEVDNLATKHTGFFVNKGKLEQSENGSVQNVVPDGSIQNVAPKKRRRRDPSSSYIENSREIRPDSMAVKPPKRNTLEIGKNELSSYSEYHSEGSKPVKNRSNSTGRMQKINSSDNAIGAEYASHLKIPTCLDKDAPVQLDLPPKKSSNGAKQDLSNKMRRKEDYGATQFSGLATANNVHSTQTMQLSANRRAEGSGIKAKGTRLERAIRDLQNIVSEIEYRPQTLDVPEIDPTSQAAVKRRLPQEVKQKLARVARLSVNQGKIPEDELINRLMGIVGHLVQRRTLKRNMKEMVESGNCAKQEKDDKFQQVKTEIYEMVKARLATKPKVTEQKDDSADDIQGVVNIDERRALKGKFVLDAPLEDRICDLYDLYVEGMDEDKGPQSRKLYVELADLWPQGYMDKVEIRDAISRSKQRRNLLYRQRKVRNEERMKRRRLAAAAKLRDGKLVETQYTMAQQVIHPPIKDANLPMPSTHTVYPVVNYGHNQVSRIADKVGEMSVAGASDGNRSSSADIKRRKLGLDLVDLQANPLKAPQRHGSEKQKPPKRADEAKAGSSLPQTVPAVVGYDPQRPGYS, encoded by the exons ATGGACGATCCAGCGCCCGCCCTGCGCGCCCCCGCGCCTCCCCACCCCGCCGCCGCGGAGCCCGCGGCGAGggctcccgctcccgctcccgcgaCGCCCGCCCACCCGCCGCCTGCCGCTGCGAGGCAGATTTTCTCCGTCGAGCTCCGGCCCGGGGAGACCACCATTGTGTCCTGGAAGAAGCTGCTCAAGGAGGCCGCCCCGGGAGCCGCCCTGCCGCCCTCTCTGCCCGCCGCTCCGGTCCAGCCGGTCGTCGTCGGGCCCCTCGCGGGACCTTCTGGCGCG GCACATCCAGCAGAAAACGACCCAAATGATCCATCCCAGTCGAATCGGTTCAATTCAGTTATTGAGAAAATTGAGCGTCTCTACATG GGCAAACATAGTAGTGACGAAGAAGATATGGATGATGTGCCTGACGATGATCAATATGACACTGAAGATTCTTTCATTGATGACGCTGAATTG GATGAGTACTTTGAAGTTGACAATTTGGCAACCAAGCACACTGGATTTTTTGTGAACAAAGGGAAATTGGAACAAAG TGAGAATGGCTCAGTACAAAATGTTGTACCAGATGGCTCAATACAAAATGTTGCACCAAagaaacgaagaagaagagacCCATCGAGTTCTTACATTGAAAATAGCCGGGAGATCAGACCAGACAGCATGGCTGTAAAACCCCCTAAAAGGAACACACTTGAAATAGGAAAGAATGAGTTAAGTTCTTACAGTGAGTATCACTCTGAAGGCAGTAAACCTGTGAAGAATAGAAGTAATTCCACGGGAAGAATGCAGAAAATTAATTCCAGTGACAATGCAATTGGTGCTGAGTATGCATCACATCTAAAGATACCAA CATGCTTGGATAAGGACGCTCCGGTGCAACTTGATCTCCCACCGAAAAAATCTTCTAATGGGGCGAAGCAAGATTTGTCAAATAAAATGCGCCGCAAAGAAGACTATGGCGCCACTCAGTTTTCTGGCTTGGCTACTGCCAACAATGTGCATTCGACACAAACAATG CAGTTGTCAGCGAATAGGCGTGCAGAAGGTTCTGGTATCAAGGCCAAGGGTACCAGACTTGAGCGAGCTATTCGTGACCTTCAAAATATTGTCAGTGAAATTGAAT ATAGACCGCAGACTCTTGACGTTCCGGAGATTGATCCAACTTCTCAAGCAGCGGTCAAAAGAAGATTGCCTCAAGAAGTAAAACAGAAACTTGCTAGGGTCGCAAGGTTATCG GTGAATCAGGGTAAAATACCAGAAGATGAATTGATCAACCGCCTCATGGGCATAGTGGGGCACCTGGTGCAGCGTAGGACACTGAAG AGAAACATGAAAGAAATGGTTGAATCTGGTAATTGTGCTAAACAAGAGAAGGATGACAAGTTCCAGCAAGTGAAAACTGAGATCTATGAAATGGTCAAAGCACGTCTAGCCACCAAGCCCAAG GTTACTGAACAGAAGGATGATTCAGCTGATGATATTCAAGGGGTTGTCAATATTGATGAAAGGAGAGCCTTAAAAGGAAAATTTGTTCTGGATGCTCCATTGGAGGATAGGATTTGTGATCTCTATGATCTTTATGTTGAG GGTATGGATGAAGACAAGGGGCCTCAGAGTCGCAAGTTATATGTAGAG CTTGCTGACTTATGGCCACAAGGTTACATGGACAAAGTTGAAATCCGAGATGCCATTTCAAGATCAAAGCAGAGAAGAAATTTGTTGTACCGGCAGCGCAAG GTCCGCAATGAGGAGAGAATGAAGAGGAGAAGGCTAGCCGCTGCCGCCAAGTTGAGAGATGGCAAGCTGGTGGAGACACAATATACGATGGCACAGCAAGTTATACACCCGCCCATCAAAGACGCTAATCTACCCATGCCAAGCACACACACTGTATATCCTGTCGTCAACTATGGACATAATCAGGTCTCCAGAATTGCTGACAAAGTTGGTGAAATGAGCGTCGCTGGAGCATCAGACGGCAACCGAAGTTCTTCTGCCGACATCAAGAGGCGAAAACTAGGACTTGACTTGGTGGATCTGCAAGCTAACCCATTGAAGGCTCCCCAGCGGCATGGTAGTGAAAAGCAAAAGCCTCCAAAGCGTGCAGATGAAGCAAAGGCCGGCAGTAGCCTTCCCCAGACAGTGCCTGCGGTTGTGGGCTACGACCCCCAACGTCCCGGCTACAGCTAA